A single window of Syntrophus aciditrophicus SB DNA harbors:
- a CDS encoding AAA family ATPase has translation MRILGVRFKNLNSLAGEWQVDFTRPAYISDGIFAITGPTGSGKTTLMDAVCLALYGSTPRLGKVTKSGNEIMSRQTGECFAEVTFETAKGRYRCHWSQQRAYKKPDGELQQARHEIVDADSGRVLKSKINEVGTFIEKVTGLDFERFTRSMLLAQGGFAAFLQAPPHERAPILEQITGTEIYSRISMKVHERRSEELDKLELLQAELKGIAILSEEEERALQDTLRKKQDWETELAGRIKEGEKALAWLEGMAVLEKELEELDRKRQDFELRQKAFEPDSHRLERSLLAMSLEGDFRGIATLRELQTQEMEELHDAVATLPEKEKTATEGLFARKKAESLLNETRTRQHSEGEVLKKVRDLDSRLGEQEKQLVEKDRAIAEIESQEKEYGNLLEQGKQKWKEVHAALEAIYAYREKFAADEALIANFSAIERGFASLRDVEAKWNKACRELVAAAAQKDSALAELADREGEHEKIRRVFEKTRKAHEDVREELSVILQGREFSTWRNEMDVLRERERLLIQTEEILKRIDRIAPALVSLKTQLEILNADRDRIISELKACSDHKALLEKTTAALEAQVSLLNRIRDLEEERKRLADGRPCPLCGATEHPYARGNIPAPNEVEEELQKTKNELNSASNLLNRLEAERARTEAGIQHSKNEREEKAEALKADEKQAADFLSRLQIEASPPERAIRIRAELATVMAITAEMEKIIRQAEGKDKQEKSAQDALDKVRKTFERAEKALQEARHNAEKAAADHERSERDCATLTEEMDKARADALADVKPFGITRLPLEKIDVLLNGLRARKEAWHARENEKTLQQKTLDELKAGIEKREALLASLEEDLAARRRDREKLVRDRESLFGARRALFGEKIADEEEKRLTAEVEKAGNALEKARENCGKIEKEISMLRERIVSLQIRTKQRAGELMKTKQHWDDRLRRSGFADESDFLSSCLTEEERQGLLEKKQILLREKAELDARRQDRLDTLAVQQEKKLTDQSSEVLKEQIRTGDMELKQLRLDIGGMVQNLSDNESRRKNLQERLQRIDRQKRECARWDDLHQLIGSADGRKFRNFAQGLTFEMMTVHANRRLREMTDRYLLIHDEAHPLELNVIDNYQAGEIRSTKNLSGGESFIVSLALALGLSQMASRNVRVDSLFLDEGFGTLDEDALETALETLAGLRQDGKLIGIISHVAALKERIGTQIQVIPETGGRSILSGPGCRRM, from the coding sequence ATGAGGATTCTCGGCGTACGATTCAAGAACCTGAATTCCCTTGCCGGCGAATGGCAGGTCGACTTCACCCGACCCGCGTACATATCCGACGGGATCTTTGCCATTACCGGCCCCACGGGGTCAGGAAAGACAACGCTCATGGACGCCGTGTGCCTTGCACTTTATGGCAGTACGCCGCGGCTGGGCAAGGTCACGAAAAGCGGCAATGAAATCATGTCGCGCCAGACAGGTGAATGCTTCGCAGAAGTGACCTTCGAAACCGCGAAAGGACGTTACCGCTGCCACTGGAGCCAGCAGCGGGCCTATAAGAAACCGGACGGCGAGCTGCAGCAGGCCAGACATGAAATCGTCGATGCCGACTCCGGCCGGGTCCTGAAATCAAAGATCAACGAAGTCGGTACCTTCATCGAAAAGGTCACTGGGCTGGATTTCGAGCGTTTCACCCGTTCGATGCTTCTTGCCCAGGGCGGATTCGCCGCTTTTCTTCAGGCCCCTCCTCATGAACGGGCGCCCATCCTTGAGCAGATTACCGGAACGGAAATCTACAGCCGCATATCCATGAAGGTTCACGAACGCCGTTCCGAAGAGTTGGATAAACTCGAACTGTTGCAGGCAGAACTCAAGGGCATTGCAATCCTGAGCGAAGAAGAAGAGCGGGCCTTGCAGGATACCCTGAGAAAAAAGCAGGATTGGGAAACCGAACTCGCCGGAAGAATCAAGGAGGGAGAAAAGGCCCTGGCCTGGCTCGAAGGAATGGCGGTCCTGGAGAAAGAGCTGGAAGAACTGGACCGGAAACGGCAGGACTTCGAACTGCGTCAAAAGGCATTTGAACCGGACTCACACAGACTGGAACGATCCCTCCTGGCGATGAGTCTGGAAGGCGACTTCCGGGGTATTGCCACCCTGAGGGAACTGCAGACTCAGGAAATGGAAGAACTTCATGATGCCGTCGCCACGCTCCCCGAAAAGGAAAAGACCGCCACAGAGGGATTATTCGCGAGGAAAAAGGCGGAAAGTCTCCTGAATGAGACACGGACCAGACAGCACTCGGAGGGGGAGGTGCTTAAAAAGGTGCGTGACCTCGATTCCCGACTGGGTGAGCAGGAAAAGCAGCTTGTGGAGAAGGACCGGGCGATTGCAGAGATAGAAAGTCAGGAAAAGGAATATGGAAATCTGCTCGAACAGGGAAAGCAGAAATGGAAAGAGGTCCATGCGGCCCTGGAAGCGATTTACGCATACCGGGAAAAATTTGCCGCGGATGAGGCCCTGATCGCCAACTTCAGCGCCATTGAAAGAGGATTTGCCTCGCTTCGCGATGTGGAGGCAAAGTGGAACAAGGCATGTCGGGAACTGGTTGCGGCCGCAGCTCAAAAGGATTCAGCCCTGGCCGAGCTTGCCGACAGGGAGGGCGAGCATGAAAAAATCCGACGGGTCTTTGAAAAAACCCGGAAGGCTCACGAGGATGTGAGAGAGGAACTTTCCGTCATCCTTCAGGGACGCGAGTTCAGCACGTGGCGCAACGAAATGGATGTTCTCAGGGAACGGGAGCGGCTTCTGATCCAGACAGAGGAAATCCTGAAACGAATCGACCGGATCGCCCCGGCGCTGGTCAGTCTGAAAACACAACTGGAAATCCTGAACGCTGACCGGGACAGAATTATCAGCGAGCTGAAAGCCTGCTCCGATCATAAAGCGCTCCTGGAAAAAACTACTGCCGCCCTGGAAGCCCAGGTATCGCTTCTCAATCGTATCCGCGATCTCGAAGAAGAACGGAAACGGCTGGCGGACGGCCGGCCCTGCCCTCTGTGCGGCGCTACGGAACATCCCTACGCGCGGGGAAACATACCGGCTCCCAATGAGGTGGAGGAGGAGCTTCAGAAAACAAAAAATGAGTTAAACAGCGCATCGAATCTATTGAACAGACTGGAAGCCGAACGCGCGCGGACCGAAGCCGGGATTCAACACAGCAAAAACGAACGGGAAGAAAAGGCGGAGGCTCTGAAAGCGGATGAAAAACAAGCCGCCGATTTTCTGTCGCGACTGCAGATCGAGGCTTCTCCGCCGGAACGCGCCATCAGGATACGTGCGGAACTCGCCACAGTGATGGCGATAACTGCCGAAATGGAAAAAATCATTCGTCAGGCCGAAGGGAAGGACAAGCAGGAAAAGTCGGCGCAGGATGCCCTGGATAAAGTGAGAAAAACCTTTGAACGGGCGGAAAAAGCCTTGCAGGAAGCGCGGCACAATGCGGAGAAGGCCGCTGCCGATCATGAGCGGTCTGAAAGGGACTGTGCCACACTGACAGAAGAAATGGACAAGGCCCGCGCTGACGCCCTTGCCGATGTGAAACCGTTTGGAATCACTCGCCTGCCATTGGAAAAAATCGATGTTCTGTTGAACGGCCTCAGGGCGCGCAAGGAAGCCTGGCACGCCCGGGAGAATGAAAAAACCCTTCAACAGAAGACGCTTGACGAGCTGAAGGCCGGCATTGAAAAGCGTGAGGCCCTGCTGGCAAGCCTGGAGGAAGATCTGGCGGCACGACGCCGGGACCGGGAAAAGCTGGTCAGAGATCGGGAATCCCTGTTCGGCGCCCGGCGGGCGCTGTTTGGAGAAAAGATTGCCGATGAAGAAGAAAAACGGCTTACGGCAGAGGTTGAAAAAGCGGGCAATGCCCTTGAAAAGGCCCGGGAGAACTGCGGAAAAATTGAAAAGGAAATCAGCATGCTGCGGGAAAGGATCGTCTCTCTGCAGATCAGGACGAAACAGCGCGCCGGGGAGCTGATGAAGACGAAACAGCACTGGGATGACCGGCTTCGCAGGTCTGGATTTGCAGATGAGTCGGACTTCCTGTCCTCGTGCCTGACCGAAGAGGAGAGGCAAGGGCTTCTTGAAAAGAAACAGATCCTGCTCAGGGAGAAGGCGGAACTCGACGCCCGCCGTCAGGACAGGCTGGATACCCTCGCCGTCCAGCAGGAGAAGAAGCTGACGGATCAGTCTTCCGAAGTTTTGAAGGAACAGATCCGCACCGGCGATATGGAGCTGAAACAACTGAGGTTGGATATCGGCGGCATGGTTCAGAACCTCTCCGACAACGAGAGCCGGAGGAAAAATCTGCAGGAACGCCTTCAGAGGATCGACCGCCAGAAAAGGGAATGCGCCCGCTGGGACGACCTGCATCAGCTCATCGGTTCCGCCGACGGCAGGAAATTCCGGAACTTTGCGCAGGGCCTCACTTTCGAGATGATGACGGTCCATGCCAACCGTCGCCTCAGAGAAATGACGGATCGCTATCTTCTCATCCACGACGAAGCGCACCCCCTGGAGCTCAACGTCATCGACAATTATCAGGCCGGCGAAATCCGCTCAACGAAAAATCTCTCCGGAGGCGAAAGTTTCATCGTGAGCCTCGCCCTGGCCCTCGGCCTTTCCCAGATGGCAAGCCGGAATGTCCGGGTTGATTCGCTCTTTCTCGATGAGGGATTCGGCACTCTCGACGAAGACGCCCTGGAAACCGCCCTGGAAACGCTGGCGGGATTGCGGCAGGACGGCAAGCTCATCGGCATCATCTCTCACGTGGCGGCCCTGAAGGAGCGCATCGGCACTCAGATACAGGTCATTCCCGAAACAGGCGGCCGCAGCATCCTGTCCGGCCCCGGCTGCCGAAGAATGTGA
- a CDS encoding exonuclease SbcCD subunit D C-terminal domain-containing protein has translation MKLLHTSDWHLGRALHGRKRYAEHQAFLEWLAALIETEDIDVLLVAGDVFDNSTPGNVAQELYYRFLCRVAASSRRHVVITAGNHDSPSFLNAPGDLLKFLNIHVVGCACPSPEEELVTIAGADGEPRLIVCAVPYLRDRDIRTAEAGESVEDKERKIIEGIRDHYRKVYDAARRKNSRLKSPVPIVVMGHLYAAGGKTVDGDGVRELYIGTLLHVGTDVFPPDIDYVALGHLHIPQTVSGLGRIRYSGSPLPIGFGEGTQEKSVMLVEFPCSTSRATEISVPRFRELMTLRGDWQTIVRNLEDLKSRGSNAWLEVIYEGNEMIGNMRALLDETIAGTGMEILRVRNNRILEHALKRMTANETLEDLDTTDVFKRCLEAHEIPEEKRSALLDAYREILVSLNEQDLLADVVHKA, from the coding sequence TTGAAACTTCTCCACACCTCCGACTGGCACCTGGGCCGCGCCCTGCATGGCCGTAAACGGTATGCGGAGCATCAAGCCTTTCTGGAATGGCTGGCGGCGCTGATCGAGACGGAAGACATCGATGTGCTGCTGGTAGCGGGGGACGTGTTTGACAACAGCACACCCGGCAATGTCGCCCAGGAACTGTATTACCGTTTTCTCTGCCGCGTGGCGGCCTCATCGCGCCGCCACGTGGTGATAACGGCGGGAAATCATGATTCGCCCTCCTTTTTGAACGCACCCGGGGATCTCCTCAAATTCCTGAACATCCATGTAGTAGGTTGCGCCTGCCCCTCCCCGGAAGAAGAATTGGTCACGATTGCAGGAGCGGATGGTGAACCCCGGCTGATCGTCTGCGCCGTTCCCTACCTCCGGGACAGGGATATCCGTACCGCCGAAGCAGGAGAGAGCGTCGAGGACAAGGAACGGAAGATCATTGAAGGCATCCGGGATCATTACCGGAAGGTGTACGACGCGGCCCGGAGAAAAAATTCCAGGCTGAAAAGCCCCGTGCCCATCGTCGTCATGGGGCATCTGTACGCCGCCGGCGGAAAAACCGTCGACGGCGACGGCGTGCGCGAACTTTACATCGGCACCCTTCTGCATGTCGGAACGGATGTGTTTCCCCCGGATATCGACTACGTTGCCCTGGGGCATCTTCATATCCCGCAGACCGTAAGCGGTCTGGGGCGGATCCGCTATTCCGGTTCGCCCCTCCCGATCGGCTTCGGGGAAGGAACGCAGGAAAAAAGCGTGATGCTCGTAGAGTTTCCCTGTTCCACCTCCCGCGCTACCGAGATCTCCGTCCCCCGATTCCGGGAATTGATGACCCTGCGGGGAGACTGGCAGACCATCGTCCGGAACCTCGAAGATTTGAAGTCCCGGGGAAGCAATGCCTGGCTGGAGGTAATTTATGAAGGAAATGAAATGATCGGAAACATGCGTGCGCTTCTGGACGAAACCATCGCCGGGACAGGCATGGAGATACTCCGCGTCAGGAACAACCGGATACTGGAACACGCCCTGAAGCGGATGACCGCAAACGAAACCCTCGAAGACCTGGATACAACGGACGTGTTTAAGCGCTGCCTGGAAGCTCACGAAATTCCGGAAGAGAAGCGTTCGGCCCTTCTGGATGCCTACCGGGAAATTCTTGTCTCCCTCAACGAACAGGACCTGCTGGCTGACGTGGTGCACAAGGCATGA
- a CDS encoding DUF4412 domain-containing protein, giving the protein MKRFLILLMMASLAFLFVAGCGKGTEEGKLEKAAEKAPEKAMQTAVAQELSATLLSTSGGQTLSSKMYMKPDKFRTDNEAAGSSTIVRKDLNKVWMIMNAQKTYMEMPGVTDEQIQMAEEKVKGEVSRKEVGSETVDGHPAIKYEVTASVDDKTVQTYQWWATDINFPVKTAAIDGSWVMEYRDIRIGGQPDSLFEVPAGYKKMTIPGLPEGMKGKIPGMDAK; this is encoded by the coding sequence ATGAAAAGATTCTTGATTCTGCTGATGATGGCGTCATTGGCGTTCCTTTTTGTGGCGGGCTGCGGCAAGGGAACGGAGGAAGGAAAGCTGGAAAAGGCTGCTGAAAAGGCGCCGGAAAAGGCCATGCAGACCGCCGTGGCTCAGGAACTTTCAGCCACCCTTTTGAGCACCTCAGGGGGCCAGACCCTGTCATCAAAGATGTACATGAAACCGGACAAATTCCGGACGGATAACGAAGCAGCCGGATCATCCACGATCGTAAGGAAAGATCTCAACAAAGTCTGGATGATTATGAACGCGCAGAAAACCTACATGGAAATGCCGGGTGTGACAGATGAACAGATTCAGATGGCCGAAGAAAAAGTCAAGGGGGAAGTAAGCCGGAAGGAAGTAGGCAGCGAAACCGTCGACGGACACCCCGCCATAAAATATGAAGTAACCGCCAGTGTGGATGACAAAACCGTCCAGACCTATCAGTGGTGGGCGACGGATATCAACTTCCCCGTCAAGACCGCGGCGATTGATGGGAGCTGGGTCATGGAATACCGGGATATCAGAATCGGCGGTCAGCCCGACAGTCTCTTCGAGGTTCCGGCAGGTTACAAGAAAATGACAATACCCGGACTGCCGGAGGGAATGAAGGGAAAAATTCCCGGAATGGATGCGAAATAA
- a CDS encoding GYD domain-containing protein: MSPERTQRSIETIKKLQGEVRSMYTLLGEHDLVLIVDFPSVEKAMMASVALQRLTGIAFTTSPVVDVEEFDRMIGQVKDI; the protein is encoded by the coding sequence ATCAGTCCCGAAAGAACACAAAGATCAATAGAGACGATTAAAAAACTGCAAGGCGAGGTCCGTTCCATGTACACCCTTCTGGGAGAGCATGACCTTGTTCTGATCGTGGATTTTCCCTCGGTGGAAAAGGCCATGATGGCCTCGGTGGCATTGCAGAGGCTGACAGGGATTGCCTTCACCACCTCGCCGGTCGTGGATGTGGAGGAATTTGACCGGATGATCGGACAGGTAAAAGATATCTGA